The DNA sequence AAGCCATGGAATAGTTGAGAGGAGATCATAACTTTTTGAGGAAGGGATTAATTTCCCTACAAATTAGAGCATGCTACCAATAAGATAATTTGTTTAGGGTATGGTTTATCTATGCAAGTTGCTTTTGAAGCCCGATCTCTTCACAAtcgaacaaaacaaaataaaggtACTTGCAAGATGGtgcaatataatataattaacaaGTTTAAAAGGACAAGTTGGACCACGGAGTTTGTTTCATTATTAATTTAAGAATAATGACGCAAGAAAGTTTCACAACATTGATTGGTTAGTTGAGAAAATAAAGGATTTGCtcagtgaaagaaaaaaaattattctctctatttataaattaaattaaaagttatttacttgaataaaataatataataaaaaaatcaatgtatCTAAAGTTCTATACACACAATGGTTGTATATTGTTGCCAAGAAATTAAAACAGCACCTTTTGGCATTttcgtatatatatatagctctaTGATTTGGTTTACTCAGGTGCTGTATGACCCACCACCACTTGTACAATAATACAACTATACAAGTGCCATATAGTTGAGttaatcatataaaaatatgCAATACTAGTGGAATAGAACTATAGAAGTGAATTGATTTTgtcctttgtttttgtttttgttttgatcCGATCAATGAAGTATAAATATAAAGGTGAATGGTATGGTGTCTAAAAAATAATACTTATTTATTAGAAAtggttaaaatttaatatttaatttaaaaatataaaaataaataatttttagaaaaataaaatttactataaaaaataagttagatAAAATTTAGACATTAATTCATAGACATCTAAAATTGGTCATAAATATGTAATGGGTATTACCCCCAACTAGGACCATAACTGATCATTATTTAGAATGGGTCATAAGAAAAAGTTTTCGACCACCTAACAAATTTCaaagaatcaaataaaaaaatataaaataaaaaatatcacagtcaatttaaattttcaaatgtcaagttaatgaattttttattttataaattttttacttttcttattcttttaagagtaaattgataaataaaattttaaaaatttacatttcagatagattaattcttaaaaaaattatcaataaaattatttaaaataataaatatgaataaattaatttaaattaaatttttttattttaattataaaaactaatttaaaaataattatttatatttattatttaaaaaaaattattaatatttttttaaaattaatctatttaaaatataaatttttaaaaatttatttattattttattttttttaatatgagacTAATTTTATATATTCCTCCCACTTATAACATTATCTTTTAGCATATAATGTTTATGGTCAAGTCAATAAGGCATAAGCTATCCCCAAAGGAAGGGGTATGAAGTTGCCAAGACAATAGCAAATGGAAATGCACAGgaatctttttttttctcatgGCTTAATGTGTGAACAATAATGGGTGTTATTGGACAAACACGTGGGACAACGTTGTTCACTCAAGATTTGTGCTCCATCATTATATCAAGgccttaaaaattatataattaataatttaatataatatcctATATCTTATGTCTATGTTTGATTGTTTGGTTTACATACTACTTTTTATGAGATATTTCATTGGTAATGGACACACCAACAAGAGCCAAAAGGACTAACAAAATCAAAAAGTCAACTCAGCATCAAACAACAACAAATATTTGTAGAACCCACTGGCCCCTTATTGTGAAATATTATTAGTAAATAGCATTAATAATTTGATTATAGATTCTAAACTTAAATGGTTAAAATTAAATGAGCGAGTTTAACGCTACAGCGTAAACCGAATATAACTTTTCCGAGTAAAGGAAAAGTTAATGAGCAGACTTTAGATAAAAATTGTGACCATTAGAATCTCTATTACATCATCAGCTATTAAAGATAACAGAtaatgcttcttttttttttttttgcggatCCCATTATTAAATCATTAACCTTAAGTTAAACCATTATACTTACAAGGAGCGTACCATAATAGAGAATTccctataatattattataattgtgATAGCAATTACCTCAATTGAAAGCATAATAATACCAACAAAGTCATAAGTTCATAATAATATTGATTGAGCAAACTGAGGCACAAGATGTGAAAGTGACAAAGTGATTTAAGGGTAGGGCATAGGGCACAAAGCATAGCAAGTGGCACAAAGAAGGGCATGAGTGAGTGAGGTACAAAACATTTCCAGCTATGTCTCATCAATACTCAATAATGCCCACTGACAGATAACAACTCAGACTTAGTTTCATGTCATAAAAGTAAAAACACAACGAACATGCAATTTTTATGGTTCAATTTAGGTTTCGTTGGTTCTTAAATTTTTGTTGACTGTCCACAGATATAATGTTTTCCGAATAGATTCTTGCCTTGCATTCTGCCACATCACAAACGAACGGTCTGGCATGTTTCATATCATGGACACTCTAGTGTACAGATTAAAGTGGTATAGAGAGaaaatataatttcttttatagttattttttattattttattattatttaaaatatgagTCCTACTTTTATTAatctctctttcattctattaaaaaaaatttgtaaactTATATCTTCACCGTATAATTCACCTTCATGTTAATGTTAAATAAGTTCACATATGCATCCATGCCACCTCATAAATTAACCAATTTAAAATCTAGAGAACCATTTTGACCCAATCCCTAACGACCCCTATGTATAAAGGGACCATGTCATGAAATGtgttctacttttttttttttcattttctatctTGAACTTGCTAACAAAAAAAAGGTTCAAGTATGAGTAGCTGAAATTAGACTTCTCAAGTTCTTATAAATTGAGTATACTTTTAAACGATTTATAACTAAAAAGAAAATCTAAGAgccaatctaaaaattaatataaaatgtaGAGACTAAAGActaaaacctttttttttaaacttttttttttcggtGGTTTGGTCTTGTTCTAAACCATTTTTGGAAAGGATTTATAGAAACAGGGCCTTCCTCTGGTTACCTTTGGGAATTGGCACCTTGGACAAAATCCAGGTAAATGATTCAAAACTTATTTATTTCGATCTAATTCAggctatattttaataaaaaaccaAGTTATTACAATCGTAATACGGTAAAgtttattttttaacattaaaatttgttaaaattttttaaaatactttaaatttcattttgttttaatttggtctcaaaaaatttttattcatatcaaatgactaattttttaaaaaactaaagattaattcaacaacaattttacaAAACAATTAAATCAGACATTATTGTTatgcattattattagattagtcttaaatttttttaaatttagctgttaaagatatatttgatacaaattgaaaacttttaaaataaaatggaaacaaaataaaccttaaaaacacttttaacatttttgaaaattttagaaaaaaaaataccctTTATCCTACATAATATTTGTTCTTTTTCGGTGAAAAAAATACAAGCTAGATTTATAATACGTAAATTAAAATGTGgcgaaacatattttttaaaaaattgcatGCCTTATGCTCCCTTTAGGTATTTGGAAAAAGTAGTTACCCCTCGACAAAAACAATATCCTCCAAAAGTAACAGCAGCTCAATACAGAATAACGAATTCACGCAAGGGAATAAGAGAAATCATGTGTAGCTAAGGTAACAAAGTTCAAGTGGTTGATCTATCGGTTGAATGCAATTTGTGTATCGCACGTCATTTTTCACTTACCATATATCAACCAACCATACAGATATAGCATAGATACCAAGCTAGAATTGATAAATTTAAAAGGATAACACTTGGTCATTCACAAACATAATCTTAAAGGAAATCCAAAATTGATCATATCTTTATATGATAATCTTCCAGGAATCAGTTTTACTAACTAATAAGATAACATTATCCTTCAACAAAAAACTGAATCAAATCTCAAATTCCAGCAAATGCCTTCTTTGCACCACTTGAAGATCCAGCTGGGATCACTTTCAACACATTGAACCTCACCGTCTTTGAAAGTGGCCTGCATAGATAGCAACATGCAATCAACACATACATACAATAGGCAAAGACAAGATCTTCAGGTTAATACATAAAACCCTAAATCCTTACCTGCATTGGCCAATAataacatgatctccttccttcACACGGAAGCAGGGTGATATATGTGCAGGAATATTCGAATGTCTTTTCTcgtatctaaataaataaataagcaaacaaagcaaaattcgATCATTATTTACATCTCTTCAGGTGTCCACATacggaacaacaacaacaaacatgAAAAAACTAGGCACCTAAAAGTACAAAAGGATAATACCTCTGATACTTCTTGATAAAATGAAGATAATTCCTCCTAACAATGATAGTCCTATTCATCTTAGCACTGTGACAAGTTCCAGCTAAGATTCGGCCACGGATGGAAACAGTTCCGGTAAAGGGGCATTTCTTGTCAATATAGGTTCCTGTTTTGGAGAAAACACAAGTCAAAATCAGCTGTATAAGAGGCACGGGTAAAAGCATTTAGATAGGGCAAAATAGCCAAGTCTTTTGATGAAAGACAAGGACTTTGATAAGAACAAATACCACCGAAACGAACAAGAGATTTGACTAgacatatcaagaaccatcagatTCTCACATTAAAATTTGGATCCTAAAATAATCTGGACTCATGAACATTATTCTGTTTGCTAGATTATAACTATTTTTCAACACTATTTGGAAAATAGTGCACCAGGAGATTTAAGCTTTTACCCTAATTATGTGCATATAATACATTAAATAATTGTTGGATATATATATTCACCACATCATACTCGACTATCGAGAGTGTGTGAGATACCTTCAATGGCATCCCTGGGAGTCTTAAATCCAAGGCCAATGGATTTCCAGAAACGGTTTCCACCCTTTCCGGGCCTCTTTCCCTTCCCACTTTTCTTCGAGCTGAGTAGATACGCAACACAATGAACCATTCAGAATCAACATCAAAATCAGAACAGAACACTACAAAACcgtttaaaaaaagaaaaggcaaTTTTTGTGATAGCATACCATAGAAACACTTTAGGTTGCTTGAGAAAAGCCTTCTCGGTCTGCAGTTGACAATTTCAAACAAATAAATGGAAGATCCAAAGGAAGCAACAGAATTCAGAACTATTGATGAAAACGAACTGGGAAAGAGGAAAATAAAGAC is a window from the Arachis hypogaea cultivar Tifrunner chromosome 1, arahy.Tifrunner.gnm2.J5K5, whole genome shotgun sequence genome containing:
- the LOC112701223 gene encoding small ribosomal subunit protein uS17, producing the protein MAEQTEKAFLKQPKVFLCSKKSGKGKRPGKGGNRFWKSIGLGFKTPRDAIEGTYIDKKCPFTGTVSIRGRILAGTCHSAKMNRTIIVRRNYLHFIKKYQRYEKRHSNIPAHISPCFRVKEGDHVIIGQCRPLSKTVRFNVLKVIPAGSSSGAKKAFAGI